A region from the Pseudomonas cucumis genome encodes:
- a CDS encoding ABC transporter substrate-binding protein, with amino-acid sequence MKKLVLLGALALSVLSLPTFADDKPVKIGIEAAYPPFASKAPDGSIVGFDYDIGNALCEEMKVKCVWVEQEFDGLIPALKVRKIDAILSSMSITEDRKKSVDFTNKYYNTPARLVMKAGTQVSDSLAELKGKNIGVQRGSIHERFAREVLAPLGAEIKPYGSQNEIYLDVAAGRLDGTVADATLLDDGFLKTDAGKGFAFVGPAFTDVKYFGDGVGIAVRKGDALKDKINTAIAAIRENGKYKQIQDKYFAFDIYGK; translated from the coding sequence ATGAAGAAACTTGTGCTGCTTGGCGCCCTGGCGCTGTCCGTGCTGTCCCTGCCGACCTTCGCCGATGACAAGCCCGTAAAAATCGGTATCGAAGCAGCTTACCCTCCGTTCGCCTCCAAGGCGCCGGACGGCAGCATCGTTGGTTTCGACTACGACATCGGCAACGCCCTGTGCGAAGAGATGAAGGTCAAGTGCGTGTGGGTCGAGCAAGAGTTCGACGGCCTGATCCCTGCGCTCAAAGTGCGCAAGATCGACGCGATCCTGTCGTCCATGTCGATCACTGAAGACCGCAAGAAGTCCGTGGACTTCACCAACAAGTACTACAACACCCCGGCTCGCCTGGTCATGAAGGCTGGCACTCAGGTCAGCGACAGCCTGGCTGAGCTGAAGGGCAAGAACATCGGCGTGCAACGTGGTTCGATCCACGAGCGTTTCGCCCGCGAAGTCCTGGCCCCGCTGGGTGCCGAGATCAAGCCTTACGGTTCGCAGAACGAAATCTACCTCGACGTGGCTGCCGGTCGCCTCGACGGCACTGTGGCAGACGCTACCCTGCTGGATGACGGTTTCTTGAAAACCGACGCCGGCAAGGGCTTCGCCTTCGTTGGCCCGGCCTTCACCGACGTCAAATACTTCGGCGACGGCGTGGGTATTGCGGTTCGCAAGGGCGACGCGCTGAAAGACAAGATCAACACCGCGATCGCGGCCATTCGCGAGAACGGCAAGTACAAGCAAATCCAGGACAAGTACTTCGCCTTCGATATCTACGGCAAGTAA
- a CDS encoding M14 family metallopeptidase, with product MERIDHALPWSHLGSERRISVFRFGAGERKAYIQASLHADELPGMRTAWELKKRLTELEAQGLLNGVIELVPVANPLGLGQLLQGNHQGRFEAGSGKNFNRDFVELSEPVAAELQGHLGDDPHANIRLIRETMSDVLAALPPAASQLQGMQRILLSHACTADVVLDLHCDCEAALHMYALPQHWPHWRSLAAHLNVKVGLLAEDSGGSSFDEACSLPWLRLSRLFPDAQIPLACLATTIELGGQSDTGRPEAMAHAEGILAFLAEQGLISGEWPKPAQDACEGMPFEGTELLFAPHPGVVSFLRKPGEWVEAGDEIFEVIDPLSDRVSTVCAGTSGVLFAIERLRYAQPGFWLAKVAGREALRHGRLLND from the coding sequence ATGGAACGCATCGATCATGCATTGCCGTGGAGCCACCTGGGCAGCGAACGCCGGATTTCGGTGTTCCGCTTCGGTGCTGGCGAGCGCAAGGCCTACATCCAGGCCAGCCTGCACGCCGATGAGCTGCCGGGGATGCGCACCGCCTGGGAGCTGAAAAAGCGCCTGACCGAACTCGAAGCCCAAGGCTTGCTGAACGGTGTGATCGAACTGGTACCGGTGGCCAATCCACTGGGCCTCGGTCAACTGCTTCAGGGTAACCATCAGGGGCGTTTCGAAGCCGGCAGCGGCAAGAACTTCAACCGGGATTTCGTCGAGTTGAGCGAGCCCGTGGCCGCTGAGCTCCAAGGACACTTGGGTGACGATCCTCACGCCAATATCCGTTTGATCCGTGAAACCATGAGCGATGTGCTGGCCGCCTTGCCACCGGCTGCCAGTCAGTTGCAAGGCATGCAGCGCATCTTGCTCAGCCATGCCTGCACCGCCGATGTGGTGCTGGATCTGCACTGCGATTGCGAAGCGGCGCTGCACATGTATGCCTTGCCGCAACACTGGCCGCATTGGCGTTCACTGGCCGCCCACTTGAACGTCAAGGTCGGGCTGCTGGCGGAAGATTCCGGCGGCAGTTCCTTTGACGAAGCGTGTTCGCTGCCATGGCTGCGCCTGTCGCGCCTGTTTCCGGATGCCCAGATTCCACTGGCCTGCCTGGCGACGACCATCGAGTTGGGCGGCCAATCCGATACCGGTCGCCCAGAGGCGATGGCTCACGCCGAAGGCATTCTGGCGTTCCTCGCGGAACAAGGCTTGATCAGTGGCGAATGGCCAAAACCTGCGCAAGACGCTTGCGAAGGCATGCCGTTCGAAGGCACCGAATTGCTGTTCGCGCCGCATCCGGGCGTGGTGAGTTTTCTGCGTAAACCCGGTGAGTGGGTTGAAGCGGGCGACGAGATTTTCGAAGTGATCGATCCGTTATCGGATCGGGTCAGCACGGTGTGTGCTGGTACGTCCGGGGTGCTGTTTGCCATTGAACGGCTGCGTTATGCCCAACCCGGTTTCTGGCTGGCCAAGGTGGCGGGGCGCGAAGCGCTGCGTCACGGGCGCTTGCTCAACGACTGA
- a CDS encoding ABC transporter ATP-binding protein has translation MYKLEVQDLHKRYGSHEVLKGVSLKAAAGDVISIIGSSGSGKSTFLRCINLLEQPHAGKILLNNEELKLVANKDGALKAADPKQLQRMRSRLSMVFQHFNLWSHMTAMENIMEAPVHVLGMSKAEAREKAEHYLNKVGVAHRKDAYPGHMSGGEQQRVAIARALAMEPEVMLFDEPTSALDPELVGDVLKVMQALAQEGRTMVVVTHEMGFAREVSNQLVFLHKGVVEECGNPREVLVNPQSERLQQFLSGSLK, from the coding sequence ATGTACAAACTTGAAGTCCAAGACCTGCATAAACGCTATGGCAGTCACGAAGTGCTCAAGGGCGTGTCCCTGAAAGCGGCGGCTGGCGATGTGATCAGCATCATCGGCTCCAGTGGCTCCGGCAAAAGTACTTTCCTGCGCTGCATCAACCTGCTCGAGCAGCCGCACGCGGGCAAGATTCTGCTCAACAACGAAGAGCTGAAACTGGTCGCCAACAAGGACGGCGCGCTGAAAGCCGCCGACCCGAAACAGCTGCAACGCATGCGTTCGCGCCTGTCGATGGTGTTCCAGCATTTCAACCTGTGGTCGCACATGACCGCGATGGAAAACATCATGGAAGCGCCGGTCCACGTGCTCGGTATGTCCAAAGCCGAAGCCCGCGAGAAGGCTGAGCACTACCTGAACAAGGTCGGTGTTGCGCATCGCAAAGACGCCTACCCTGGCCACATGTCCGGCGGTGAGCAGCAGCGTGTGGCAATTGCCCGTGCGCTGGCGATGGAGCCTGAGGTGATGCTGTTCGACGAACCGACTTCGGCCCTCGACCCTGAATTGGTTGGTGACGTGCTGAAAGTCATGCAGGCCCTGGCGCAGGAAGGCCGGACCATGGTGGTGGTGACGCACGAAATGGGCTTTGCCCGTGAAGTGTCGAACCAGCTGGTGTTCTTGCACAAAGGCGTCGTCGAAGAATGCGGCAACCCGCGCGAAGTGCTGGTCAATCCGCAGTCTGAACGTTTGCAACAATTCCTCTCGGGCAGCCTCAAGTAA
- the acs gene encoding acetate--CoA ligase: MSAASLYPVRPEVAANTLTDEATYKAMYQQSVVNPDGFWREQAKRLDWIKPFTTVKQTSFDDHHVDIKWFADGTLNVSYNCLDRHLAERGDQIAIIWEGDDPAESRNITYRELHEEVCKFANALRGQDVHRGDVVTIYMPMIPEAVVAMLACARIGAIHSVVFGGFSPEALAGRIIDCKSKVVITADEGIRAGKKIPLKTNVDDALTNPETSSIQKVIVCKRTGGNIKWNQHRDIWYEDLMKVAGSVCAPKEMGAEEALFILYTSGSTGKPKGVQHTTGGYLLYAAMTHERVFDYRPGEIYWCTADVGWVTGHSYIVYGPLANGATTLLFEGVPNYPDITRVAKIVDKHKVNILYTAPTAIRAMMASGKAAVEGADGSSLRLLGSVGEPINPEAWDWYYKNVGQSRCPIVDTWWQTETGGNMMSPLPGAHALKPGSAARPFFGVVPALVDNLGNIIEGVAEGNLVILDSWPGQARTLYGDHDRFVDTYFKTFRGMYFTGDGARRDEDGYYWITGRVDDVLNVSGHRMGTAEIESAMVAHPKVAEAAVVGVPHDIKGQGIYVYVTLNGGEEPTEQLRLELKNWVRKEIGPIASPDVIQWAPGLPKTRSGKIMRRILRKIATAEYDGLGDISTLADPGVVQHLIDTHKTMNVA; encoded by the coding sequence ATGAGTGCGGCTTCTTTGTATCCCGTTCGTCCCGAGGTAGCAGCCAACACGCTGACTGACGAGGCCACCTATAAGGCCATGTACCAGCAGTCGGTCGTCAACCCGGACGGCTTCTGGCGCGAACAAGCCAAGCGCCTCGACTGGATCAAGCCTTTCACCACGGTGAAGCAGACGTCCTTCGACGATCACCATGTCGACATCAAATGGTTCGCCGACGGCACGCTGAACGTTTCCTACAACTGCCTCGACCGTCATCTGGCCGAGCGCGGCGATCAAATCGCGATCATTTGGGAAGGGGATGACCCTGCCGAAAGCCGCAACATCACCTACCGCGAGCTGCACGAAGAAGTGTGCAAGTTCGCCAACGCCTTGCGCGGCCAGGATGTGCACCGCGGCGACGTGGTGACGATCTATATGCCGATGATCCCCGAAGCCGTGGTCGCCATGCTGGCGTGCGCCCGGATCGGCGCGATTCACTCGGTGGTGTTCGGTGGTTTCTCGCCGGAAGCCCTGGCCGGTCGCATCATCGACTGCAAATCCAAAGTGGTGATCACCGCCGACGAAGGCATTCGTGCCGGCAAGAAGATCCCGCTCAAGACTAACGTCGACGACGCGCTGACCAACCCGGAAACCAGCAGTATTCAGAAAGTCATCGTGTGCAAGCGCACCGGTGGCAACATCAAGTGGAACCAGCATCGCGACATCTGGTACGAAGACCTGATGAAAGTGGCGGGCAGTGTCTGCGCGCCGAAAGAGATGGGCGCTGAAGAAGCGCTGTTCATCCTTTATACCTCCGGCTCCACCGGCAAGCCGAAGGGTGTGCAGCACACCACTGGCGGTTACCTGCTGTATGCGGCGATGACCCACGAGCGCGTGTTCGACTATCGCCCGGGCGAAATCTACTGGTGCACCGCCGACGTCGGCTGGGTCACCGGCCACAGCTATATCGTCTACGGCCCATTGGCCAACGGCGCGACCACGCTGCTGTTCGAAGGCGTGCCGAACTATCCGGACATCACCCGGGTGGCGAAGATCGTCGACAAGCACAAGGTCAACATCCTCTACACGGCGCCAACCGCGATCCGCGCAATGATGGCGTCGGGCAAAGCCGCTGTGGAAGGTGCCGATGGCAGCAGCCTGCGTCTGTTGGGTTCGGTCGGTGAGCCGATCAACCCGGAAGCGTGGGATTGGTACTACAAGAATGTCGGCCAATCCCGTTGCCCGATCGTCGACACCTGGTGGCAAACCGAAACCGGCGGCAACATGATGAGCCCGCTGCCGGGCGCTCACGCCCTCAAGCCGGGTTCTGCGGCGCGACCGTTCTTCGGTGTGGTGCCAGCGTTGGTCGACAACCTGGGCAACATCATCGAAGGCGTGGCCGAGGGCAACCTGGTGATTCTCGATTCGTGGCCGGGCCAGGCGCGCACGCTGTACGGCGACCATGACCGCTTCGTAGATACTTACTTCAAGACCTTCCGTGGCATGTATTTCACTGGCGACGGCGCACGCCGCGACGAAGACGGTTACTACTGGATCACCGGGCGTGTGGATGACGTGCTTAACGTTTCCGGGCACCGCATGGGCACCGCCGAGATCGAAAGCGCGATGGTCGCTCACCCGAAAGTCGCCGAGGCGGCGGTGGTGGGTGTGCCGCACGACATCAAGGGGCAGGGCATTTATGTCTACGTAACCCTGAACGGTGGCGAAGAGCCGACCGAGCAATTGCGTCTGGAACTGAAAAACTGGGTGCGTAAAGAGATCGGCCCGATTGCTTCGCCAGATGTGATTCAGTGGGCGCCGGGGCTGCCGAAAACCCGTTCGGGCAAGATCATGCGCCGGATTCTGCGCAAGATTGCTACGGCCGAATACGATGGGTTGGGGGATATTTCAACCCTGGCCGATCCGGGTGTGGTGCAGCATCTGATTGATACGCACAAGACCATGAACGTCGCTTAA
- the argR gene encoding transcriptional regulator ArgR produces MTAHRIGFLIWPSTKALTLALAEEALRVAQRVHPDVVYELSFLQAEPPTEGAWQLPGEPWAGKLENFQKLFLLADEPPTSLAPALSSGLKQLVRAGCVIGGLSAGVYPLAQLGLLDGYRAAVHWRWQDDFAERFPKVIATSHLFDWDRDRLTACGGMSVLDLLLAVLARDHGAELAGAVSEELVVERIREGGERQRIPLQNRLGSSHPKLTQAVLLMEANIEEPLTTDEIAQHVCVSRRQLERIFKQYLNRVPSQYYLELRLNKARQMLMQTSKSIIQIGLSCGFSSGPHFSSAYRNFFGATPREDRNQRRSSSPFELSSVPSERG; encoded by the coding sequence ATGACTGCCCATCGAATTGGTTTCCTGATTTGGCCCAGCACTAAAGCTCTGACGCTTGCGCTGGCTGAGGAGGCCTTGCGTGTTGCCCAGCGTGTGCACCCGGATGTTGTTTACGAACTGTCGTTTTTGCAGGCCGAACCGCCAACCGAAGGCGCCTGGCAATTGCCGGGTGAGCCGTGGGCCGGCAAGCTCGAAAACTTCCAGAAACTGTTCCTGCTCGCCGATGAGCCTCCGACCTCGCTTGCACCAGCGCTCAGCAGTGGGCTGAAACAACTGGTGCGAGCCGGTTGTGTGATCGGCGGTTTGTCGGCCGGTGTTTACCCGTTGGCGCAACTCGGTTTGCTCGACGGTTATCGCGCTGCCGTGCATTGGCGCTGGCAGGACGATTTCGCCGAGCGTTTTCCGAAAGTCATTGCCACCAGTCACCTGTTCGATTGGGATCGCGATCGCTTGACCGCCTGTGGCGGCATGTCGGTTCTCGATTTGCTGTTGGCGGTGCTGGCCCGTGATCACGGCGCCGAACTGGCTGGCGCGGTGTCGGAAGAACTGGTGGTCGAACGCATCCGTGAGGGCGGCGAGCGCCAGCGCATTCCGTTGCAAAACCGCTTGGGCTCCAGCCATCCGAAGCTCACCCAAGCGGTGTTGCTGATGGAAGCCAACATCGAAGAACCGCTGACCACCGACGAAATCGCCCAGCATGTGTGCGTATCGCGTCGGCAGCTGGAGCGGATCTTCAAGCAATACCTCAACCGTGTGCCGAGCCAGTATTACCTGGAGCTGCGCCTGAACAAGGCCCGGCAAATGTTGATGCAAACCAGCAAGTCGATCATCCAGATCGGCCTGTCGTGTGGTTTCTCTTCGGGGCCGCATTTCTCCAGCGCCTACCGCAACTTCTTCGGTGCCACGCCGCGGGAAGATCGCAACCAGCGGCGCAGCAGCAGTCCATTCGAGTTGTCGTCGGTGCCGTCCGAACGCGGTTGA
- a CDS encoding ABC transporter permease has translation MLKGYGAVILDGAWLTLQLALSSMALAIVLGLIGVALRLSPVRWLAWLGDLYSTVIRGIPDLVLILLIFYGGQDLLNRVAPMLGYDDYIDLNPLAAGIGTLGFIFGAYLSETFRGAFMAIPKGQAEAGMAYGMSSFQVFFRVLVPQMIRLAIPGFTNNWLVLTKATALISVVGLQDMMFKAKQAADATREPFTFFLAVAAMYLVITSVSLLALRHLEKRYSVGVRAADL, from the coding sequence ATGTTGAAAGGCTACGGGGCTGTCATCCTCGATGGCGCATGGCTGACGCTTCAGCTCGCCTTGTCGTCCATGGCCCTGGCCATCGTTCTGGGGCTGATCGGCGTTGCGCTGCGTCTGTCGCCGGTGCGCTGGCTGGCCTGGCTGGGCGATCTGTATTCCACGGTGATTCGCGGTATTCCCGACCTGGTGCTGATCCTGCTGATTTTCTACGGCGGCCAGGACCTGCTCAACCGCGTCGCGCCGATGCTCGGCTATGACGACTACATCGACCTGAACCCGTTGGCCGCCGGTATCGGCACCCTGGGCTTCATCTTCGGTGCGTACCTGTCGGAAACCTTCCGTGGTGCCTTCATGGCAATCCCGAAAGGGCAGGCGGAAGCCGGCATGGCGTACGGCATGAGCAGTTTTCAGGTGTTCTTCCGGGTGTTGGTGCCGCAGATGATTCGTCTGGCGATTCCGGGCTTCACCAACAACTGGCTGGTATTGACCAAGGCGACCGCGCTGATTTCGGTGGTCGGTCTGCAAGACATGATGTTCAAGGCCAAGCAGGCGGCAGACGCTACCCGCGAGCCTTTCACCTTCTTCCTCGCAGTGGCGGCGATGTATCTGGTGATTACCAGTGTCTCGTTGCTGGCATTGCGTCACCTTGAGAAGCGCTACTCGGTAGGCGTAAGGGCGGCTGATCTATGA
- a CDS encoding ABC transporter permease encodes MIFDYNVIWEALPLYFGGLVTTLKLLALSLFFGLLAALPLGLMRVSKQPVVNMSAWLFTYVIRGTPMLVQLFLIYYGLAQFEAVRESFLWPWLSSATFCACLAFAINTSAYTAEIIAGSLRATPNGEIEAAKAMGMSRVKMYKRILLPSALRRALPQYSNEVIMMLQTTSLASIVTLIDITGAARTVNAQFYLPFEAYITAGVFYLCLTFILVRLFKMAEHRWLGYLAPRKH; translated from the coding sequence ATGATCTTCGACTACAACGTCATTTGGGAGGCCTTGCCGCTGTACTTCGGCGGCCTGGTGACCACCCTTAAATTGCTCGCGTTGTCGCTGTTTTTCGGTCTGCTGGCGGCGCTGCCGTTGGGGCTGATGCGCGTCTCCAAGCAGCCGGTCGTCAACATGAGTGCCTGGCTGTTCACTTACGTGATCCGCGGCACGCCGATGCTGGTGCAGCTGTTTTTGATCTACTACGGTCTGGCGCAATTCGAAGCGGTACGTGAAAGCTTCCTCTGGCCATGGCTGTCCAGCGCCACGTTCTGTGCGTGCCTGGCCTTCGCCATCAACACCAGCGCCTACACCGCCGAAATCATCGCCGGCAGCCTGCGCGCCACGCCGAATGGCGAGATCGAAGCGGCCAAGGCCATGGGCATGTCGCGGGTCAAAATGTATAAGCGGATCCTGCTGCCGTCGGCCCTGCGCCGGGCACTGCCGCAATACAGCAACGAAGTGATCATGATGCTGCAGACCACCAGTCTGGCGTCCATCGTGACCCTGATCGACATCACCGGTGCCGCGCGCACGGTCAACGCTCAGTTCTACTTGCCGTTCGAAGCCTACATCACCGCCGGCGTGTTCTACCTGTGCCTGACATTCATTCTGGTGCGCCTGTTCAAAATGGCCGAGCACCGCTGGCTGGGCTATCTGGCCCCGCGGAAGCATTGA